One Polaribacter reichenbachii genomic window, AAACTTGGTACTCTAAATTTGTAAAAATCAGATTCGTAACCAGAAACGCGTTTTCTGCCTTCTTCTTCTGGGAATTTTGTATTGTAAGGAACTCCGTTATTTCTGTAAGTTTTATCAGTAAATAAAGCACCAGAATGACAAGTGGCGCATTTATTATTAAAAATTTCTAAACCTTTACTTTCTACTGTTGTAAAAGTTGCATTTTCTTCGTTTCTAACTACTTTATCGTATTTAGAATTGCTAGAAATCATAGTTACCATAAATTGAGAAAGTGCTTTTAACATTCTTTCTGATGTAACTTCTGCATCACCAAAAGCATTGGTAAATAATTGTTCATATTCTGCATAAGAACTCAATTTTGCCAAAACAGAAGGTATGGTTTCATTCATCTCTACTTCGCTTGTAATGGGTATTATTGGCTGTAGATCTAAATGAATTGCTGCTCCATCCCAAGTAAATTCAGTAAAAAAAGCTAAATTCTGAATGGGTTGTGCATTTCTAAAACCAATTGCGCCATCAACTCCATGGCTTACTGTATGGCCGTGATGCGTAAAAGCAGAAGCTTGTTCATGACAAAATCCGCAAGCAATAATATTGTCGGATGCCAATCTGCCTTCGTAGAATAATTTTTTACCTAAAGCTACACCTTCATCAGTTAAAGGGTTTTTAGATAAATCATATTCCAAATCAGGAAAATTACTTGGTATTTGCAAGTCTATATAATTGGGTAAAGCAGTATAAACAT contains:
- a CDS encoding cytochrome-c peroxidase, translated to MKKIILFFLAICTLISCDKEDVYTALPNYIDLQIPSNFPDLEYDLSKNPLTDEGVALGKKLFYEGRLASDNIIACGFCHEQASAFTHHGHTVSHGVDGAIGFRNAQPIQNLAFFTEFTWDGAAIHLDLQPIIPITSEVEMNETIPSVLAKLSSYAEYEQLFTNAFGDAEVTSERMLKALSQFMVTMISSNSKYDKVVRNEENATFTTVESKGLEIFNNKCATCHSGALFTDKTYRNNGVPYNTKFPEEEGRKRVSGYESDFYKFRVPSLRNVALSFPYMHDGRFGTLEDVLNFYSNGMTENGGIVDPLLVKNDGSLGIDLTSDEKTALIAFLNTLTDNTFINDERFAEY